The following are encoded in a window of Vigna unguiculata cultivar IT97K-499-35 chromosome 8, ASM411807v1, whole genome shotgun sequence genomic DNA:
- the LOC114193973 gene encoding uncharacterized protein LOC114193973: MNNCTRNWIGLLQLKQRSMAILPSLAVPSTPMFRVKLFQCQPCHFHRCSEIYFPRLRSYNRTRSFKESMAEHNEPNEVKMKIGIMREKLKGTIPVFVQEFPWKKAEHIFLDKLLNLSQEAVKWSLVLFFIYSFVSDVVYTLSINRELIIPVGLFAGCLVADFLKEISQELFHRCEEKVLKWRLLGMYFIFVFVKIMSSWFATVPRVFLLHVASGGLMQVLWHWRNLIEDAKNQQETSNFSNLETS, encoded by the exons ATGAATAATTGCACTAGAAACTGGATTGGGTTGTTGCAGCTGAAGCAGAGAAGCATGGCGATTTTGCCTTCGCTTGCAGTTCCATCAACTCCCATGTTTCGG GTAAAGCTGTTTCAATGCCAACCCTGCCATTTCCACAGATGCTCAGAAATATACTTTCCCCGTCTAAGAAGTTATAATCGAACTAGATCATTCAAAGAATCAATGGCAGAGCATAATGAACCCAATGAGGTTAAGATGAAGATTGGAATCATGAGGGAGAAACTGAAAGGAACAATACCAGTCTTTGTTCAAGAATTTCCTTGGAAAAAGGCTGAGCATATATTTCTAGATAAACTGCTTAATCTCTCACAAGAGGCAGTGAAGTGGtctcttgttttgtttttcatttatagCTTTGTATCAGACGTTGTATATACGTTGTCCATAAACCGTGAACTGATAATTCCTGTTGGCCTCTTTGCTGGCTGTCTTGTGGCTGATTTCTTGAAGGAGATATCACAAGAATTGTTTCATAGATGTGAg GAGAAGGTTTTGAAATGGCGTCTTCTGGGAATGTACTTCATCTTTGTGTTTGTCAAGATCATGTCCTCATGGTTTGCAACAGTGCCTCGTGTATTTCTATTGCATGTCGCAAGTGGGGGACTGATGCAGGTTTTGTGGCATTGGAGAAATTTGATTGAAGATGCAAAGAACCAACAAGAAACGAGTAACTTCTCTAATTTGGAGACTTCGTGA
- the LOC114193873 gene encoding transcription factor RAX3-like has translation MGRAPCCDKANVKKGPWSPEEDAKLKSYIEKHGTGGNWIALPQKIGLKRCGKSCRLRWLNYLRPNLRHGGFSEEEDNIICSLYISIGSRWSVIAAQLPGRTDNDIKNYWNTRLKKKLLGKHRREPRNRGNYNSVKQEISDANRRSSDGDSSSLSMVQENSNTSQQHQQHQQQHQQLCWPQNINMPVLPLPIVPLPYTTNQGPGFNDQDSIKKLLIKLGGRFSGDYYQPTLDGLNNLQFPSEGQQVYQEQVHVGSSSSSACIVANNNEVQFAHTGQYSGVDDNMVQGQGGNFTPSFEEMVPSSHYSDGLEFLYNEGMIHHKITDSTITTTCDQNTTATTTAATNWGETTIYHHDSLASHFEGEECGLQEFNYPGAQ, from the exons ATGGGCAGAGCTCCTTGCTGCGACAAAGCAAACGTGAAGAAAGGTCCATGGTCACCAGAAGAAGATGCTAAGCTCAAATCCTACATAGAAAAACATGGCACTGGTGGTAACTGGATTGCTTTGCCTCAAAAAATAG GCCTTAAGCGATGCGGCAAGAGTTGCCGCCTTAGGTGGCTGAACTACCTTCGCCCTAATCTCAGGCACGGTGGTTTCTCCGAGGAAGAAGACAACATTATTTGCAGCCTTTACATCAGTATCGGGAGCag GTGGTCGGTGATTGCAGCACAATTGCCGGGAAGAACTGATAATGACATAAAGAACTACTGGAACACGAGGCTGAAAAAGAAGCTTCTAGGGAAGCATCGAAGAGAGCCACGTAATAGAGGCAATTACAACAGTGTTAAGCAAGAAATTAGTGATGCTAATAGGAGGAGTAGCGATGGTGATTCTTCTTCCTTATCCATGGTTCAGGAAAATAGTAACACTAGtcaacaacatcaacaacatcaacaacaacatcaacaactATGTTGGCCACAGAACATTAACATGCCAGTGCTGCCACTACCGATAGTACCCTTGCCATACACAACAAACCAAGGTCCAGGTTTCAACGACCAAGATTCCATCAAGAAACTCCTCATCAAACTCGGAGGAAGATTTTCCGGTGATTATTACCAGCCTACCCTTGATGGGTTGAATAATCTGCAATTTCCATCAGAAGGGCAACAGGTTTATCAAGAACAAGTTCATGttggttcttcttcttcttcggcCTGCATTGTTGCCAACAACAACGAGGTACAATTTGCACACACTGGTCAATACTCTGGTGTTGACGACAACATGGTGCAAGGACAAGGTGGTAATTTCACCCCATCATTTGAGGAAATGGTGCCTTCTTCTCATTATTCAGATGGGTTAGAGTTCTTGTACAATGAGGGCATGATCCACCACAAGATAACAGATTCTACTATCACTACTACTTGTGACCAAAacaccaccgccaccaccaccgccGCCACAAATTGGGGTGAAACCACCATTTATCACCATGATTCACTTGCTTCCCATTTTGAAGGTGAAGAATGTGGTTTGCAAGAGTTTAACTACCCAGGGGCACAATAA